The DNA segment ACTTTGTTTAAATGATAGGAATTAAATTGTAggaaaattataatacattaagTGAACTTTAATTTCTGttgaaatttaatacaaatagTTAAGGATTAATCATTTGTATTGAATATCAAATTGTTTcattagataatttaaaaagtttactttttataatttgttaatatttacTCATCATAAGTTTAGACTTAAATTGGTGAACTTACAATTGAAACTggtttgtttttcaaatatatacttAATTGCAACGCTTTGTTACCactttcgtttttttttaattttgagacaAATGTAAAATCTTattaccaataaaataatgacacaaaatctattataaaaaaattattaaaaaaaaattgttaacatacCGTTGCAACAATAATATATGCACAACTTTAGCTACTAAAAGTGACTAGTGAAGAAAATGTAACACGTTTGCTGGACAGAACAAAACACGATCCTAGGTCACCCTAAACTCCAAATACAAGTGTAAAAGTATAGAACACAACATGTTAGGACAAAACTGAACAGATGAAAAGAAGTAGCGAACAACGTTGATGTCGCACTGAACCCAAACAATATCATCCATTTTCAATTCCTAATAAGGCTAAAACTAATATAACCCAAACAACGAAACAACATTTTCCTTATCTTCTagtcttctttttcattcttctaaaTGATAATGAACAGGATTAAGGAATTAGACAGCTTTACTGATATGATTTAGCAGTGCAGATGACAAATTGAACTCACTAAAAATAATGGTTTCTGGTGATAAATTCCCCCTTTCATCTCAtcttatatattaaacataatGATATGCTCTATCTTcacaaaaaaggaaaataaaaataaaatgggttagcacatgcaaaataaaaaaacaaattctatATATTATCAAGGCCAACTACACTGGTTAAATTGACCTACTCAATTGGTTAAATTCCAACCCTCAACACCACCTGATCTTGCCAAGAGATCTTCCTCTTCACTGCACTGTTTGAACCATTTCCAACATTTCTACAAACTGACAACTTCATGTCATTGTGCTGTTCTTCGATGATTCTCTTTTGTTCTTCAACCCTCATGGCCTCAATACCCAGGAATTCCTCCTCTTCTCTCTGCTCATGATAGGACCAAAACATAAGCTTACtggaatgaaatataaacaaagacTACTTATCATTAAAACATAACATGTAAATTATTTACCGAAATCTGGTTCAAGTCAAAAAATTTACTGATGCTCTTCTTTGAGGCTTCTTTCCCACTGTGACTTCCATCTTCGTGATTTAAGTCAGCCACTGGAGcagaattaagaaaagaaagctCCTTTTTACTAAGACTCAAAGCGTTCTGGTTTAAATCAAACATAGGAACTGTTTTTTGCACTGCGCTCCCAACTCTATTGGAAATCCTTCCTTTAGAATTCAAATGAGAGGTTGTGGCAGGGTTCAAAGTAGATTCCTTTCTATTATATTTCTTGCCCTTTCGGATAAGGGTAGCATGGACTTTAAGCTTTTGCTGGTGTGAAATGTCTTGCTTTGGAGAAGGATTTTGCATCAAATATCTGTAACGTTGCCTCAAAAATCTACAATTACAAGACAGATAATTAAGCATAAACTCCTATGGATGAACATAAAATGATTCCACTATGAGAAACTACTCAAATGAAAGGCATGGTGATATTTTACCGAAGTTCTGCTGACAGTATCGAAATTTTCTGCTTCGCAGTCTGCAGTTTCATTCTCGTGGCATTTGTTTCCTGAACATGTTAAAAAGGTATCAGTACAGATTTTTCAAGTGATGATAAATAGTTTGccaaatttgagaaaaaaagttaaaaacaaacacagaataGATTCTTCATAGAAGCTAAGTTCATCCGTAAAGATTGTATGAAGATCAGAAGCCACCCAAATGATtatatgaaacataaaaataaaaccaagtAGCTCAGCAGGAAAAGACTTCCTTTATGTGAATCACAGATACTCgaaatgaaaaagagagaaaagaaaaccagAACAAATCACACACTGCAATGTACGTGATAACTGTTTTACGCTTATTGAATCATTCAAAGGAAATAGCTTTGGTTTCATAATGAGAGGAACAAGTATGAAAGACTGATAACAACGAGTAAGCTATTGAATAGGGACATAGATTTCACCGTAATGCATGATTGTATGGGAAATTGAGaacaaagagaataaaaaacacTCTCATGTTCAAGCAAAAACTACAGTCTCGTATACAAAGGACAACAATTCACGTGATCGAACATAAAAAtagactttttatttttttcaaaaaatcaacaaacaACACAAGATGTTCTATCGTcttcctaaaataataaacgAGCACAAAGCCAAACGATCATCGAAAGCCAGAAAGGTATGACAGGAAAGAGTAGATCTATCACAAAATTTCCAAACTTttagaaaattgagaaaagggTTACCTCCTGCAGGTCTTCATAGTCGTGCAAAAGACTCTGATGCCTGAAACTAGCCGTCTGATCCTCACACACACCAGAAGGTGTATACTCCACAGACACAACccctttcatcttcttcatcagatCAGAAAACAACAGAGCAAAGCACAAACAAAgaaccaacaacaacaaaaagtaAAGGTAACAAACAGATTAATGACAAGATGAAAGTCCGGTAGGTGGTAGGACAAGtcagaaagagagagagataggGGAAAAGAAGCACGCAACGATAAAGATAACTACaagggagagggagagagagaaggTTGTTCTGGCTTTTTCCTGTTTTCTCTGTGGTACTCTGACCAGGACAAATAAAACCCAAAACCAAGTCCACATAACTcggtgaaaaaaaattgttgttttgagAGAAAGTGATGAAGATGCGATTGTTTGGGAGTTTTGCAGAAGGGCAAAAAGGGGAAGACATTTTTATGACAGAGAAAGAGAAGGGGTTTGTGTTGCGTTGTATGGTTGGGTATGGTTGGGAGAAGGTTTGAAGCCATCAATTTAgctaatttcctttcttttgtgtttCCCATCATTTCAGTTTTTGTGgtgatgagagagaaagagggatTGATGTGAGTGTGGATGTTTCCATGTTTCTTCACTGATTCATCattgtagagagagaaaatgcaAAGGGGTGAGTGAGAGAGACAGAAAGAGAGTGTGGAAAGGGGACAAACCAAATGATGTTCTTTTTTCTCTGCTACCTTGTACTGTTAATTCACGTTCCCACCTTAATTTTAGGTCTACGCACATATTAGGGTTTTTTGTTTGGGAAAAATATTCTAAACCGGGGCATTTATAGTTGGAAAACTGGCGGGAAGGATTTTTGCTTCATTTTcattgcttttttctttttttaaaaaaaaaagaaaaaatttatagcTGGTATGgtatttatttggtttttaaataatgaatttaattgaaaataattaaatgcaaacAATTCAATATTAATTGGGTTgtacaaaattagttttttttttttaaattataattaattttgtcataaattttttttgttgaaattttaaaattattattatagttataaaataaattacatagctgggattttttaatattaaatttatatttaaaacgaaactagatttatatgaataaacatgaattgaataaaaatgtgtttaacgaatgaaattatattatatatttattgaagtaTTATTGATtgatacaataatattaaaataatttgaatatataaacatataccgtaaaatatttatctaacaataataatttatttttcttgtgagataaaatagtttaaaaatataggaAATAGTATTTCATGATAGAACATTTAAATGTAgagattttaaataatgaattaaattataaataacatgaataatatataaaacaatcgAATATATGAAactaattaataacatttaaaatatatatggattaaaatagatttttattgtaatgcaaaataaaactacaaaatacttaaatacttttttttgttaaggTAGATATCATAAATGTAGATTGtagattcaaaataaaatttaagaaatatattaaataaaaatatttaactatttgtGTCAAAAGTCACTCGCGTAGGGAaagataacatttttaaatcataaagttATTTAGTTTCGGCTTTGTTCATGATCCAGTTCAAATCTCTGCTTCagtcatatatataattaaagtttaatatagcttttaatttaaatatttcttttaaatgtatTTGGCTTCAATTATAAGCTGAACCGAAATTGAATATCTCTTTCTGATTCGGTTTTAGCTGTAATCAAAGTGAgcatttgttttaaatttttttttttacttttattttattttatatattaaatctacAAAAAGAAATCTAGTACAAAAGCATAACAGAAACGTGATAGCTTATATATTCATCACACCTAGAATAAGCCACAATCTAAATACAAGTAAATATactaaatgttatttttacatttgttCTAAATCCTTTTAAAATATGACATTCTTATAAcaagtaaatatattaaatactatattatacatttatattataaattttgtacaaGCTTTCTTTAAACGATGAATGGACTTATCCATAATCTTTTGAATTTTTGCATAAAAGACAATAACTTTTAAACATCAATGTTTAAGACTCTTTATCCTTAAAATGGAAAGATGTGATTTTAAACCCTTTGTGAAAAACctttataaagaaatatttgatattgaaagGAATAAAGAGACACAAATAAagtatatttgaatattattataatatattttgtagattatacatataatcaaagtttaatgtaatttttttatttaaatatattttgaaagggtatttgaattaaatatttatggtGTAGATTATCAAAAGACGTTTGCAGCGGTAGTCGTACTATGAGAATACTTGTGTCGTTAGCAGCAAATCAAGATTGGTCTCTTCTataatttgatgtgcaaatgtTTTTTGTACTATGCCCCGGTGAACGATCGACTAAGGAGAATTTGGGATCAAAACACACAACCAACCAGCGGTCAGCTAAACACTAATAAGAAAATGCAAATATCATTAATggccaattaatatgtttaataaccATATTAAGTGCGAATATAcgctatttatgagtgattgacagGTCATATTGCAcgaaaatatgatattaatgaacaattaacaggtattattgaatttgattgtctggTTTAATGATTACCACAGGCCTTATAAATATACACGTTTGAGTAAAACAAACAATCTTGATCTATCCTGATAAAAATATAGACCTTCATAGAAGGTATCTGACTTGAGGTcagagttttttttaatattgaagtagctagatcaaaacatgatatttttctatgctaaagaaaatatattattgatttactATTGGAAACTAGGctgcttgggagtaaaccaactgatacaccaattgaacaaaatcatatacTCTTTCAATACTCAAATCCAGAAGCATAAATACTAAAGACTAGTAGGAAACTTAATATATTTGTGCCATACACGTCCATTTATGCATGATCCACGAAAGTTtcatatggatgttgttgagaggaatttgagatatttgaagtccgCTAGgaatttgttctcaaatcatggaAACTTACCGGTAGAAGGGTACATTGATTCAGATTGgggcaggttcaaaagatgatagaagattACCTTttgatactttacttttgtaggagtGAATCTTGTAACTTAGAGAAGTAAAAAAAACCTATTGGGCTTTAAAGCAAACgaagctatgagtttgtactgCAACAATAATTCGGCTATAACAATTGCTCATAATCTTGTGTAGtatgatagaacaaagcatgtgaAGATCAAATAGAAGCTTGAAgctgaaataatttaatttcttcttgTAAGATCAGAATTGCAGTTGACTCGTGagtcaagaagattgtttaatgAGTCTTTATTCAAGTTGGAAATGTGTGATATCCATACACCAacttgaatgaaaatattaagatatgtcaaatattttattaacggATATTACAcaataaatattgtattaattataatttaaatattattataatttttactctactctttaaaataatatatatgaattattcttttgaaCCTTTTAATAATCAAAGTGCCTATTTATATGTTTAgaaattaagatatattaaaCATGACTGTGAATCATGTATGAACAATCAACAACCACTTATATTCTATCAAGTAAACGAGTAAATGGACAGAAGTTTATTACAAAGtgtttcaaacaaacaaaccatCACAATTTATTTCGAAATTCATGTggaaaatttggaaaattcttttttttttttctgaataagACAAAATTACCACCCACGTACCCGAAACTAAAATTGCAATGCATACCCTGATGAAGAAAaatgtatgttaattttatacCTTTAGATACGAGAATAGTTATCACGTTATGATAGAAAAACGTACCAACGGCCACATAACTTTTACTCCAACAACTAAAACACCATTTTGTAACGAACATAGCAAGAAAACTTGAAACGCAAACCAGTGGGAGGAACgagagatagatagatagagagagagagagagagagagagaaaacttTGTTTGAAACCATGGCGAGAGAGCTTCTCGCACGCAATCTGGGTCAATGGATCTCTGTGTTTTTGCTGTTACTTTTTCATGTCAATTTCGGAACTTGTTTTTACCTTCCTGGTGTTGCACCCGAGGATTTCCACAAGGTacctttttcattaaaaaaactgCTTCTTTCGTTGTTGAATTTTCAGTTTCATACTTTCTTCTGAATTTCTGGTCAAACCACTATcgtaagattttttattttctggtaTATTCATTCTTTCCCTACCCTTTGTTAATTAAGATCCTTATTCAGTTTTAAAAGTTGGCCAatgatgttatttatttttgcttgTTGGAACATTCAACGTTGGTTTGTGAGATCCGAGCATTATGGTATCTGGGTATGATGAAATTCTTTCGAACCAGAAGTGGACGTGTTCCTGTGCCAGTCATTTTTACTTGATATCGTTCACACTTTCTCTTCTATAATTTTCGAAATTGCCCAAAAACTGAAGAATCTAAATTTTGCAGTTCACATGATGGTATTTTGATTAGTTGCAACGATGATGAGATTGCTTGTGCATGAATATTTTACGGCCATTCTGTTttctcaagagggagggaaATGTAGGAACTTAGGCACTGCAAGTTTTCATCGCACCTGGTTgatgtatttttctttccttaaatGGCATTTCAGAGATGATTTAATTAATGTTCATCGATCAGAATATAGTTTTGCATAAAACATGTTATGTTGTTCATTGGTGACAGGGGGATCTGTTGAGGGTGAAAGTGAACAAACTATCTTCAACAAAAACACAGCTTCCTTACTCCTACTACTCACTGCCTTATTGTCATCCAGATCGCATTGTTGACAGTGCAGAGAATCTTGGGGAAGTCCTTAGGGGTGACCGCATAGAAAACTCTCCTTACGTGGTTGGTTAAATTTTTGCATCATTCTTCCTTCTCACATTTAGAATGTACAATTACAAAATACTGAAACAGTTTGATTCTTCAAGTTCAAAATGAGAGAACCCCAGATGTGCAATGTTGTTTGTCGCCTAATTCTCGATAAAAAATCAGCCAACGAGTTCAAGGAAAAGATAGATGATGAATATCGAGTAAACATGTGAGTCACTAATGACGCTATACTTTGCTTAGCTCTTTTACctgacaaaaaaaattctattctATTGTATACTTTTCATTGTTGCAGGATTTTAGACAATCTTCCTTTGGTTGTCCCACTGAGACGACCAGACCACGAATCATCCTTGGTTTATCTGCATGGCTTCCTCGTTGGCCTTAAAGGACAGTATGCAGGAGTAAGTGTTAGTCTTTGATCACCTTTTTGTcaatgttttgtattttattttgacatttcaaacaaaattgttGACAGAACAAGGATGAAAAGCATTTTGTCCACAACCATTTAACATTCATAGTTAAGTATCACAGAGATCCAGTGACAGAGATGTCCAGGATAGTAGGCTTTGAGGTTAAGCCTTTCAGGTTGTATTATATCTCTTTCCTTGGTTTTATCCATCGTTTCATTTGGGAAAACAATTTTTCTCTGgacaaattgaaaacaaaagttACTTTTACTGTGTCTTACCCAACCATTTGAAATCACTCCTATATGAATATAGTGTAAAGCATGCATACGAAGGTGAGTGGGAAAATGACACGCGCTTAACTACATGTGATCCTCATGCAAAAAGGTTAGTCTCAGGCTCTGAGCCTCCTCAAGAGGTTGAAGACAAAAAGGAGATTATTTTTAGCTATGATGTTGAGTTCCAGGTTAGTTGCATGTTCATGGTAATGAAAAAAGGGTGCATGCGAGAATTGAGTTTGGATGTTCATTTGTGGTTGAAATCTTTGCAGGAAAGTAATTTGAAGTGGGCATCTCGCTGGGATTCCTATCTACTGATGGCCGATGATCAAATTCATTGGTTTTCAATTGTTAATTCTTTGATGATTGTACTTTTCCTATCGGGTATGGTGGCTATGATAATGTTGAGGACACTTTACAGAGACATCTCAAAGTACAATCAATTAGAGACACAGGAAGAAGCTCAGGAAGAGTCAGGGTGGAAGCTTGTTCATGGGGATGTTTTCAGGCCTCCTCCCAATTCAGATCTACTATGTGTATATGTTGGAACAGGTGTTCAATTTTTCGGAATGATTCTTGTCACAATGATCTTTGCAGCACTTGGATTCTTGTCTCCCTCAAACAGAGGAGGGTTGATGACTGCAATGCTCTTGCTCTGGGTGCTTATGGGATTGGGTGGTGGCTATTCTTCAGCTCGTCTTTATAAAATGTTCAAGGGAccacaatggaagaaaattgcTCTCAAGACAGCTTTTATGTTTCCTGCCtctgctttttcaattttctttgtgTTAAACGCTCTAATCTGGGGACAGAAATCTTCTGGGGCTGTCCCGTTTGGTACAATGTTTGCTCTTGTTTTCTTATGGTTTGGAATCTCAGTTCCATTGGTGTTTCTTGGTGGTCACTTTGGCTATAAAATGCCACTGGCTGAAGATCCTGTGAAGACAAACAAGATTGCTAGGCAGATCCCAGATCAGACTTGGTACATGAATCCAACGTTTTCTGTTCTGATAGGAGGCGTGCTTCCATTTGGTGCTGTCttcattgagcttttcttcattCTCACGTCAATATGGTTACATCAGTTTTATTACATATTTGGTTTCCTGTTCATTGTGTTCATCATCCTCATCGTTACCTGTGCTGAGATTACAATAGTTCTCTGCTACTTCCAGCTGTGTAGTGAGGACTACCGTTGGTGGTGGAGGTCATATCTCACTTCTGGTTCATCTGCACTCTACCTTTTCCTCTATGCtgcattttactttttcacAAAGCTTGAGATCACAAAACCAGTATCTGGAGTCTTGTATTTTGGATACATGCTGCTTCTTTCCTATGGATTCTTCGTGCTCACTGGTACAATTGGTTTCTATTCATGCTTCTGGTTCATAAAACTAATCTACTCTTCAGTTAAAATTGACTGATACATTCAAGTCAAACCTTCAGAAATTTGTATACTCTTTCTAATTGTTTTCTCTAACACACTCATTAGGACCATTATCTCCTTGTCCTCAATGTCTATCTAGGATATCACAGTGGTAGATACATGAAATCCTGTTAGAATTTGagaatatttctttcttttctgtaATATATGACgaatacaatttaatttaatgattttttatcatttattgcTACTTTAATGAAGATAagtgatatttgtttttattttaaggttAAAGATGTTTTTATCTCCAGATAACGTagaatataatttgtttttattgctAGTATTTTGATTCCCAGATAGattataatttgttgttaattataataaatatatttagtttcatttagatatatttaataaaaaatagttgttttttaaactttggtttatttattttgagaaaaatgaagttactatttaaattagtatataattattaatttacttttattcttttttatattcaatataaaataagttgatATTAAacgattttttaatttttttttaaaaagatagtttgaattaatatataatttttattatactctttatttttttctttttctataaaacaaaaagttCTTATTGAAAGATTCTATCTATTTTATCTCGTAGAAAAAAAGTTCAGCTTTGTTTAACTTTGATGGAGCAATTAGTcaatgtgaaagaaaaagaaaaacatatattacataaatttttgtaattactaatatatttttatcgatctataaatataaaattattaacaaattttacaaatagATCTTAGAATTTAAGTATTCTACGAATATTTTGATCGGTAATTAACTTGTTAGTAAAATgtataagtaaattaaaatttgtattattaataatattttcatcgataataatatattagaagGTCAATTTCAtccattaatttcattaataatgTATGTGATAGTCAATTTTGTCAGTAAATTATGTTGTTAAtctattttattacaaatgaattttacttttaataaaatgagtaataaatttttcatggaatgtgataataaatttttatatattaagaggAGGAGGAGGGACGACGAATGTACAGATGTACTTTTGATAGAGACATGTCAttagaagagaaagagaagaagaaagatgagTTAGAAGTGACAACATCGAATGTGACGACAATAACGAAAGAGAGAGGGAAAGGAAGAAGATATGAGAAAGAAcaagataaagaagaaaaaaaaaagaaaaaatgaagaaaaagtggAAGATCCCGTCATGAcatttaccaacaaattttagtgatgataaaaaaacattagaGTCATTTGCcaataaagaaaacaagaagTTGCAAAGCATAAAACTATGAATGAAATGTTTAAAGATAAAGAGTTGGTGATTCTAGACATTTGCAAATGCATATATGGTAGTACTTCATTCATTTTGGTACTTGTTTGTCCACATGCTGAAATTTGTTAATGAATATGGAAAAGATTTAAAGCCTCTACTTATCAAGAAGATAGAGTATCTTATTTGAAAAAGATGTTAATAATATTCTAGTTTGGAGAAATATAAGGTTGAGTAGGAGAAATTAGAAGATACTTTGTTGCGGTTATGGAGTCGAACTATCACCTAACACCTTCACAATTTTATGTGTGATGGttagatgaaaaaaagaaagtttcttACCAACTTCTTTTTATGAATAGTCCAAAttgaataatttcttaaaatatattcatactAGTAATGTGATCAAGGATGTCAACGGTGTTGTTAGCTCAGCAGGCTTTTAccaaaaggaaaagagaaaaaagaatgaTGTGAACTGCATGTTATTGCATCCTAAAATAGCTTCGCTATTTTCATAGACATGTTATGTTACTGAACATAATTcatcaagaaataaaataagtatcAAATGTATATTTTGGGATAtgtggaagaaaatgaaaaattgacaATCATCTAAATAAATTCAGAAATGAACCAAGGTTCACACAATATATCAATTGTTGGACTCCAGATAACCACATCAGATATTTGTATACTAACATATATCATGCTATCTGTGTCTATTGTTACTGGTATAcataacattgaaaaaaattgcaaataGATCCTCTCAAGAATATAGTAATATAAAAGT comes from the Vigna radiata var. radiata cultivar VC1973A chromosome 2, Vradiata_ver6, whole genome shotgun sequence genome and includes:
- the LOC106753656 gene encoding transmembrane 9 superfamily member 10, with translation MARELLARNLGQWISVFLLLLFHVNFGTCFYLPGVAPEDFHKGDLLRVKVNKLSSTKTQLPYSYYSLPYCHPDRIVDSAENLGEVLRGDRIENSPYVFKMREPQMCNVVCRLILDKKSANEFKEKIDDEYRVNMILDNLPLVVPLRRPDHESSLVYLHGFLVGLKGQYAGNKDEKHFVHNHLTFIVKYHRDPVTEMSRIVGFEVKPFSVKHAYEGEWENDTRLTTCDPHAKRLVSGSEPPQEVEDKKEIIFSYDVEFQESNLKWASRWDSYLLMADDQIHWFSIVNSLMIVLFLSGMVAMIMLRTLYRDISKYNQLETQEEAQEESGWKLVHGDVFRPPPNSDLLCVYVGTGVQFFGMILVTMIFAALGFLSPSNRGGLMTAMLLLWVLMGLGGGYSSARLYKMFKGPQWKKIALKTAFMFPASAFSIFFVLNALIWGQKSSGAVPFGTMFALVFLWFGISVPLVFLGGHFGYKMPLAEDPVKTNKIARQIPDQTWYMNPTFSVLIGGVLPFGAVFIELFFILTSIWLHQFYYIFGFLFIVFIILIVTCAEITIVLCYFQLCSEDYRWWWRSYLTSGSSALYLFLYAAFYFFTKLEITKPVSGVLYFGYMLLLSYGFFVLTGTIGFYSCFWFIKLIYSSVKID
- the LOC106755590 gene encoding uncharacterized protein LOC106755590, whose amino-acid sequence is MKKMKGVVSVEYTPSGVCEDQTASFRHQSLLHDYEDLQEETNATRMKLQTAKQKISILSAELRFLRQRYRYLMQNPSPKQDISHQQKLKVHATLIRKGKKYNRKESTLNPATTSHLNSKGRISNRVGSAVQKTVPMFDLNQNALSLSKKELSFLNSAPVADLNHEDGSHSGKEASKKSISKFFDLNQISREEEEFLGIEAMRVEEQKRIIEEQHNDMKLSVCRNVGNGSNSAVKRKISWQDQVVLRVGI